The following are encoded together in the Xiphophorus hellerii strain 12219 chromosome 3, Xiphophorus_hellerii-4.1, whole genome shotgun sequence genome:
- the kiaa1143 gene encoding uncharacterized protein KIAA1143 homolog isoform X2 yields MNKGKASGVSWVKPAEPSFLKKFKTDVGYKEGPNVDTKRQAMPTPDDDSGSDKEDELPQVVVLKSGDLSADEVKKLKDELRDEGEGEEAPPDGKILFKKPAKRSSSDKFQGITASSSKKKKKEDRAGEQEEDKDRKSGKKVKNNSLLSFGDDEEEEND; encoded by the exons ATGAATAAAGGGAAAGCCAGCGGCGTGTCGTGGGTCAAACCGGCGGAGCCGTCCTTCCTGAAGAAGTTTAAAACCGACGTGGGATACAAAGAAGGACCAAATGTTGACACCAAG CGTCAGGCGATGCCCACGCCGGACGACGACAGCGGAAGCGACAAAGAAGACGAACTGCCTCAAGTGGTGGTCCTAAAAAGCGGAGACCTGAGTGCAGACGAGGTGAAGAAGCTCAAGGACGAACTGCGAGACGAAGGCGAGG GTGAAGAAGCTCCTCCAGACGGCAAAATTCTCTTCAAGAAACCAGCCAAGCGCTCGTCCTCTGACAAGTTCCAGGGCATCACTGCCAGCTccagcaagaagaagaagaaggaggacaGAGCaggagagcaggaggaggacaAAGATAGAAAATCTGGgaagaaagttaaaaataacaGTCTGCTGTCATTCGGAGACGACGAAGAGGAAGAGAACGACTAA
- the kiaa1143 gene encoding uncharacterized protein KIAA1143 homolog isoform X1, with product MNKGKASGVSWVKPAEPSFLKKFKTDVGYKEGPNVDTKRQAMPTPDDDSGSDKEDELPQVVVLKSGDLSADEVKKLKDELRDEGEGEKGEEAPPDGKILFKKPAKRSSSDKFQGITASSSKKKKKEDRAGEQEEDKDRKSGKKVKNNSLLSFGDDEEEEND from the exons ATGAATAAAGGGAAAGCCAGCGGCGTGTCGTGGGTCAAACCGGCGGAGCCGTCCTTCCTGAAGAAGTTTAAAACCGACGTGGGATACAAAGAAGGACCAAATGTTGACACCAAG CGTCAGGCGATGCCCACGCCGGACGACGACAGCGGAAGCGACAAAGAAGACGAACTGCCTCAAGTGGTGGTCCTAAAAAGCGGAGACCTGAGTGCAGACGAGGTGAAGAAGCTCAAGGACGAACTGCGAGACGAAGGCGAGGGCGAGAAAG GTGAAGAAGCTCCTCCAGACGGCAAAATTCTCTTCAAGAAACCAGCCAAGCGCTCGTCCTCTGACAAGTTCCAGGGCATCACTGCCAGCTccagcaagaagaagaagaaggaggacaGAGCaggagagcaggaggaggacaAAGATAGAAAATCTGGgaagaaagttaaaaataacaGTCTGCTGTCATTCGGAGACGACGAAGAGGAAGAGAACGACTAA